In Vitreoscilla filiformis, the genomic stretch CCAGCCAAGCCGCCGCCGAACACGCGCTGGTGCCAGCGGCTGAGTTGCTGACAGCGGCAGGGCTGAGTTTCACCCAGGAAATTGCCCTGGGCGATGCAGCCAGCGAGTTGCCAGAGATGGCGCTGGAGTGCGGGTGTGATGCCATCGTCATCAGCACGGGCGGGGCGGGCTTATTGAGCAATGGCCGCATCGGTCGGGTGGCGGACGCGGTGCTGCACCACGCCGAAGTGCCGGTGACG encodes the following:
- a CDS encoding universal stress protein, whose product is MLNFLVPTDGSDLSLDAVRHVIRLSQEGLALQVTLAHVREPVHLYEVVLAPDVEVLENASQAAAEHALVPAAELLTAAGLSFTQEIALGDAASELPEMALECGCDAIVISTGGAGLLSNGRIGRVADAVLHHAEVPVTVVRRLEGEGAQGD